From a single Pirellulales bacterium genomic region:
- a CDS encoding MFS transporter, with product MSTSNSSAGRLTTVQWLICIIASIGFAFDIYELLMLPLILRPALLEMGITPGSPEFAHWRGMLFFVPAFVGGVFGLLGGYLTDRLGRRAVLTWSILLYAFSAFAAGFSTSMPMLLFFRCTTFIGVCVEFVAAVAWLAELFPEPKQRERVLGYTQFFSSIGGLLVAGANSIAISQSGNFPAIAIPEFLTSLLGSIDPKHQHEAWRYTLMSGLIPAIPLIVIRPFLPESPVWAQKRAAGTLKRPRITELFSPALRRTTVVTTLMFACSYGAAFGAIQQIPQIVPGLPDVKAKTEGLKRPDQAKIEQATAADVTKVQEIGGLVGRFILAVLAVRIASRRTLIRIFQVPGLLVMPIVFAVAGVQSLQMLYYGIFIAGLLTVGQFSFWGNYLPRVYPVHLRGTGESFAANIGGRMIGTSFAWITSTVATMSFVPGDSDPTKMAYTAAAVGFSVYIVGFIASFWLPEPPAGEIED from the coding sequence ATGTCCACCAGCAATTCTTCGGCCGGTCGATTAACCACGGTTCAATGGTTGATCTGCATTATCGCCTCGATCGGCTTCGCGTTCGATATTTACGAACTGTTGATGCTGCCGCTGATCCTGCGGCCGGCGCTCTTGGAAATGGGCATCACGCCGGGCAGCCCCGAGTTTGCCCACTGGCGCGGCATGCTGTTCTTCGTGCCGGCCTTCGTGGGCGGAGTGTTCGGCCTGCTGGGCGGATACCTGACGGACCGGCTGGGTCGCAGGGCGGTGCTCACCTGGAGCATTTTGCTCTACGCGTTTTCGGCGTTTGCCGCCGGCTTCAGCACCTCGATGCCCATGCTCTTGTTCTTCCGCTGCACGACGTTCATCGGCGTCTGTGTCGAGTTCGTCGCGGCCGTGGCCTGGTTGGCCGAATTATTTCCCGAGCCCAAGCAGCGCGAACGTGTGCTCGGTTACACACAGTTTTTTTCCTCGATCGGCGGGCTGCTGGTGGCCGGCGCGAATTCGATTGCCATTTCGCAATCGGGCAACTTCCCGGCCATCGCCATCCCCGAATTTCTGACCTCTCTCCTCGGTTCAATCGATCCCAAGCATCAGCACGAGGCGTGGCGCTATACGCTGATGTCGGGCCTGATTCCGGCGATTCCACTGATCGTCATTCGGCCGTTTTTGCCCGAGAGCCCGGTGTGGGCCCAGAAGCGCGCGGCCGGCACGCTCAAGCGTCCCCGAATCACGGAACTGTTTTCGCCCGCATTGCGTCGCACGACCGTGGTCACCACGCTGATGTTCGCGTGCAGCTACGGCGCGGCGTTCGGCGCCATTCAACAAATCCCGCAGATCGTGCCCGGCCTGCCTGATGTCAAAGCCAAGACCGAAGGCTTGAAAAGACCGGACCAGGCGAAGATCGAGCAAGCCACGGCGGCCGATGTTACGAAGGTGCAGGAAATCGGCGGGCTCGTAGGACGTTTCATCCTGGCCGTGCTGGCGGTGCGCATCGCCAGCCGGCGAACTCTGATTCGGATCTTCCAGGTCCCCGGCCTGCTTGTGATGCCGATCGTATTCGCCGTGGCCGGAGTGCAAAGTTTGCAGATGCTCTACTACGGCATCTTCATCGCCGGACTCTTGACGGTAGGACAGTTCAGCTTCTGGGGCAACTATCTGCCGCGCGTCTATCCGGTCCACCTGCGCGGGACGGGCGAAAGTTTTGCCGCGAATATCGGCGGGCGCATGATCGGCACTTCGTTTGCCTGGATCACGAGTACGGTCGCGACGATGTCCTTTGTCCCTGGCGACTCGGATCCAACAAAGATGGCGTACACGGCAGCGGCCGTCGGCTTCAGCGTTTATATCGTCGGATTCATCGCCTCGTTCTGGCTGCCCGAGCCACCGGCCGGCGAGATCGAGGATTAA
- a CDS encoding aldose 1-epimerase → MSDVITLHDSTTGATARIAPQRGFNCFSYQPVVDGQPFEVLWTAEDFVAGGGKGSHSGIPILFPFPGRLRGTHFEFQGRTFALVAGDGIGNAIHGFVIDRPWRVVEQTGTMAVAEFQAAKDGPELLAHWPADFRIAVAYELVGHALTSEVRIENTGDGTLPFGFGTHPYFRVPLGTDGSADNCVVNVPASSYWELKDMLPSGRKFPATGTRGLSLGMRFVETHLDDVFTDLTYAAGRALTTITDPTNHRTLEMSFDEQCRECVVYNPPHRQAICIEPYTCVPDAYALAEHDIETGLRVLNPGETFSTRIDIRLRG, encoded by the coding sequence ATGTCCGACGTGATTACGCTGCATGATTCCACGACCGGCGCCACGGCCAGAATCGCGCCGCAGCGCGGATTCAACTGTTTCAGCTATCAACCGGTCGTCGATGGCCAGCCGTTCGAGGTGCTGTGGACGGCCGAGGATTTCGTGGCCGGCGGCGGCAAGGGATCGCACAGCGGCATCCCCATCCTGTTCCCCTTCCCAGGCCGCTTGCGCGGGACGCATTTCGAATTCCAGGGGCGCACGTTTGCCCTTGTCGCCGGCGACGGCATCGGTAATGCCATTCATGGTTTCGTGATCGATCGACCGTGGCGCGTCGTCGAGCAGACGGGCACCATGGCCGTGGCGGAATTTCAGGCCGCGAAGGATGGGCCCGAACTCTTGGCGCATTGGCCGGCCGATTTTCGCATCGCCGTGGCCTATGAGCTGGTCGGTCACGCACTAACGAGCGAAGTCCGCATCGAGAACACGGGCGACGGGACTTTGCCGTTCGGATTCGGTACCCATCCCTACTTCCGCGTCCCACTGGGCACAGACGGCTCCGCAGACAATTGCGTCGTGAACGTGCCGGCTTCCAGCTATTGGGAGCTGAAAGACATGCTCCCCTCGGGCCGCAAGTTCCCGGCCACGGGCACGCGCGGACTGTCACTCGGCATGCGTTTCGTCGAAACGCATCTCGACGACGTCTTCACGGACCTGACGTACGCGGCCGGGCGTGCGCTAACGACGATCACCGATCCTACGAACCACCGCACGTTGGAAATGAGCTTCGACGAGCAGTGCCGCGAGTGCGTGGTTTACAATCCGCCTCATCGCCAGGCCATCTGCATCGAACCGTACACGTGCGTCCCCGATGCCTATGCCTTGGCCGAACATGACATCGAGACGGGCTTGCGCGTCTTGAACCCCGGCGAGACGTTTTCGACCCGGATCGATATCCGGCTGCGCGGGTAG